The genomic stretch CTTACTATCAGTTATTATTGGGTCGGCATTCGCTGAAGTCATAAGAACAGGAACTGTAATTAGAGCGGATATCTCAATATTCCCAGAAGGTAAGTGACTACATTAGTGCAAACTGTGCTTGAATGTTGAGGAGGTCCTACGATAGctcattcaaatattccgCAGAATGCTGAAGTGTATAATACGATTTACTAACGATAAGGCATGTCTTACAACAATACACCAATTCCAAGGAAAAATACGTTCCTACGTATAACGAAGATGAACGATGAGGAGATTTTCAGCGTATTTATAAACCGTAGGACCTTGCCGGTGAAAGCGATAACCATTAAAACGATGTTCAAACCAGCCCTGTACTCTAAGATCAACAAAACAGCACGTCGTGATACCAGCGACTTCATCGAAGAATGTTCTAATGAAATTGGCCAAATGTCAGGACGGTGCCTTGACATCGGAAGCGGTCCATGTGACGTAGTCACCGATTTTCTCCTTCCAAAACTTAACCCGAAGTCTACCGTTGTCTGTAAGTTTCGACCAGCACCCTCATAACCAGTGTTACCAAGACTTAATTCCACCGAATGATTATACTCTGACTTCAGGCTCGGACATTTCCAAGGCCATGTTGGACTACGCAAAGGAAAAATACGGCGCCAACGATCGGCTATCCTTTCTCCAACTGGACATCGAGTCTCCGACGCTGGCCGAAGATCTAGTTGAACAATTCGATCACGTTACGTCGTTCTATTGTTTACACTGGTGCGAAGACATGCGGTAGGTTCTCGTCACTCGTCTCCTCGGATGGCTCGATCATTATCTCTGGCTTACGGAGTCACACCATGATATCGTCCCTGCTTTCAGCCAAGCCTTCGAGAACATCTTTGAACTGCTGCGTCCTGGAGGTTCGGGCTTCTTGACATTTTTGAGCGATGATCTTTGCATGGACGCGTACAGGGTGCTGGCGACTGTCCCTCGATACCAGCGTTACATGACGGTATGTTGTTTTTGGGTGTACTTCCGTTTAGAACATACCTCCGATCgatctgaaatttggtatacctatgtattttgatgcgctgatcaagaataCCAAACTCAAAACacccgcaaattcgattttcaaagtcaaatcgacaaaaaatcgattttttaaatgttttttacatttattgcaataaatataaGGAAAAACCCAAACCCAAATCTAAACAAAcccacacatacacacacacacacacacaaaaaaaaaattgatttgaccttgaaaatcgaatttgcgggtATTTTGAGTTtgatattcttgatcagcgcatcaaaatacataagtataccaaaTTTCGCATTGATCGGAGGTATGTTCTAAACGGAAGTTTATCCTTGTTTTTAAACTGGTAAAATCCATGTCATTTTAGTATCTATCAGCGTTTACATAATTTTTGCATTTATAAATCGTTTATCACAATCCGACACGTGTGTCGCAGTACATTTGTCGAGTTCAGAAATAATCTCATAATTTTGCTTGTCAAAGGTTGTTTATAATGTGTGAAATTTGATagcagatattttttaatacaaaataatatttgcgAGTTGGGGAGAGGCCAACCCCATTCCTCCGTCTTTGCTCCCTCCCGTGGAGCTGACGGTACTATGCCCACTGCTTCTCTTTCCGTCTTCGTCTCGACGTTTCGAGTACCGAAATCTGCTCCCCTTTTCAGGAATTGCCGATCTGGCGACGGCCGCGTACATTCAGTAAATACTTATTTCGCATCATGACAAAAGTGCGAATCTCTTATAAGGATTCTGAGACTCGCTAAATTGTGAGGATAACACATTTGCAAGATGCAGCCCAAACAATACTCCTgatttattcatattcaattacaGGATGCGGACAGGTTCATTCCCGTATTTCAGCACGCCGAACATCCACGCGAGAACCTGAAAAAATTGCTTCGAGAGGTCGGCTTTGAGATCAGCCACTGCAGTCGCAGAGAAATAAGCAACATTTACGACACTCCGAATGATTTCGGCAGTAAGTATAATTGTCTGCGCGATAGATTATATCATTACAGCAGTCTCGTCAGCATTTTAATCCGTTTTTAGGAGTAATGGCAGCTATCAACCCGTTCATTCACCGCATGCCGGCTCAACTACAGCGAGAGTATGAAGTAGATTTGGGCATAGAAGCGGCGAAGAACGGGATTGTCTTCAACAAGGATAACAATGGTGGCTATAACATACTCTGCAGACATCACATGTTTGTAGTTTACTTGAAAAAACCTTCGATCAAATAATAGACAGCCAGATAACCAACGAATGTCTGTATCTTGATCATTCTTCGTATTCTGATATATTCAAATATCCGATCATCCAGTTTTCTtgcgctttttttttttcaaattcatcgaatcgaggaaaaaatgtatgacGTGAACCTGCAGACTGAGTGAGCGACGGTTTTTCAGTTTTGTACAAGCCCCGACAGTAACTTCATCcataaattaaaatgagaTAAGTAACTAAGCGCagtaaataattgttattgaTAAAAACGATTACTTTCacttagaaaattgaaaatataatttaagcAATATCGCTTGTATAGTTGGAGTATGAAAACACACACGagatctaacaataagtttggTGAAAAGTAGAAGATGTACGTTTTATCCATCACTGCCTTGATTGTAACGAGGAGCTTTCgcagttttgaaaaaagaaaacgcacTGTTATCTTACTGTTGCTAAACCGTCGACTCTCCTTCGATTCGAAGGGGGtattaaaaaaactaaacaTTAATAACACCCTGAGCGTGATCCTAtcacattaaattttattatacgtacgtgtgtttatatgtatatgcgtgtccatgtatatgtgtatatatatacatatatatatatatactgcaTACGCTGTCTTTGGTTTTACACGATTTAATACAGCCATTCATCATGCATAGGTACGTAAACGTCCTATAATACCTTATCTATTCGTTATTCAAAAATCCTTCCGCATCTGCCTTTTCTCTCCGCGTCTGCGTGTGGCGAAATAGGACGCGCAATCGCGCGTGCGCGTGTCATTTGTGTGTTTTCTCGGTGGTAGTTGGTATTCATTTTCACAGAGTAGGTAACAATTTCACTATAATCTAGCATCTAAAAAAACACACTCAAGTGTAGGTGTACATACATTAATCAATAgacatacatttttaattacatatttCGAACACCGACAATACCGGCACGCTGTTAGACGCAAAAGTCTATCGCCGATCGCGTTTTCAACTCTCACCTCGCGTCATCGGACTGACGATATTTGGCGACAAACGGCAGAGAAAATTTGTGCGCAATTTCCGGGATAGAAAGGTTATGAGTATAACAGCTTGccgaaatttacaaaaatggaAGCAACGCAATCGTAACCGTATAACTTATGTACTTGCGcgggtatataatataatatataatatatatatatgtatgtatatatatgtatatggtataCGTATGATATTATGCTTATTACGTACGCACATGTATTCTAACAATAAATCGGTAACAACATATCGGAAATACTTTTACCTACTCCCGAACCTCTTACATGTATTATACGCTATACAATATTACGTGGTTATACATTTAATTCTCTCGGCCATAAATCGGTTTACAGATACAACGTGTTTCGGAAGAATATAAAAACTACGTGCTACTTTTCATACATCGTACGTGTCTCGCGCTATCAAACCCCGTTGTTTAACATGAACCGTACCGGGTAGAccataattttaattattcaacaattgATACTTAGTAAAAAAATCTTCCTCGCTCGATTATGATCGTTATAATGCCGATTAACAATCTTATCAAAATCTTACAGCACCTGCTCTGGAACTCGATTACGCAACAATTGCATACCAATCACAATTATCATTCACATTCACATTGCGATTCCTAATCATGCAAAAATCATCAGCTTCCCAGATTTAGGAATTTTTCATGCAACTTTACTTGCAAGCGTATATGAGTGTTAAAGAGGACACGTGATGTCTGATTattaaacagaaaatttttattcgatcaaGTAGAAATATCCCTCTGTCAAATTGATCATTGTTAGCGTTTGACGATACAGCAAATTACGTGACACAAGCTGCATTCgtcttgaaaatttatatctgtagaactgattttttatcaaagtATTTTTTACACCGTATATGTACCAAGTTTAGAAAATTGTGAACTTCAGAGTATCGAAAATCGGTAATCGAAAATTTAAACAACTTGACCGAAtcagaattttctaaaaatataataattagcCAAGTCGCAAGATATCCATGCAGATTCAGACAATTTGTAACATTGGTATTTCTTCTCTCAAAAACACCTTCTTCTGTCAACCTCGTATGtatatgataatatttttgtgtCATTAGGTTCATGACGAACAAACGAAGCAGAAAACCTCGTACACACTATATTACTTCATCTAATTTTCACTATTCACGATACAGTATAGTATaatatgcatgtgtgtgtgtacatacatacatattgtaaTCTTTATCGTTAATctatttattacatatatacagaGTGACTTCCTAGTCCGTAATgtgctaaaatttaatgcgcatgcgctagaAGTTGAGAACAACTGCTTTCCAGGGCTACCAACTGTCTTTAACctcaacaatttttacagcCGTCAGTGGCAGTTGTGCTCAATTCAGAACTGTCAAAATTTCGCCCTGACAAACAATTGCTCTCAACTTCTAGCGCTTGcccattaaatttttgcacaaCACGGACCCGTGCAATCGTTgggaattcactctgtatacgTTCACAGTGTGGCGCAGCTGCgtatctaattgtaagctgTCAGCAGTACGAACGTATTTTCATGTCGGTATCGGAAAGAAGTTCGGAACACAGGTGTGTCTAAATTAAACATCGTTCGATACTGAcaaattgaaagaagaagaaggcaTAAGGCAGGTTTGAAAAGTCAACTTTTCGATTCAATTGCAATGTGGGAAAAAGGAAGTtacatattttgaaagaaCCTCTCGTCACAAGCTGATAgcacgaaaaaaaatacattcggATTATGAATCTGAATTTCATTATATCTGCTGTATATCACGGTTCGAAATGACGTGCAAAAATTAGATCGTAACTCTTTTTATGAATATCATACAAGTAGGTATGCATTAAACACTGCAGTGTATAATATTGCTAATGCCGCAGTACCTCAAATTATTGCGGCAATATTCCGTGCCACATATACGATTATAGCTATATCATGGTTCTAGGTTTTAATCTTTCTTACTTCACTTGTACGCtctttattattaatttacaaataatccTTAGAgctaataattattttcatcattatcagTTATATTGTGTAtcattgataattttattattattcttttaatCGTTATTCATTAATTCGTGTGTaagtgtgtatgtgtgtgtatatgcatgtatatattaatACCATGATGTTATACGTTATCCTACGTAGAAGCAACATCGAACATGGAATACATTCACGTGAGagagtaaataaatttgaaaaaaatatggtttacacagtatatgtatatgtataatagtgAGGTGGAggggtgggggtggagggTGATTGAGGGCAAGGCACAAGTGAGTcaaagagagatagagagagggagataaagagtgagagagagagagagagatagaaagagaaagtATGATCACATCCGAACTATAGAAATACTTCGGTGACTTTCACATAATCgtgattttcttttgttattacttatttttcaattgaaatatgGGCAAAAACATTAATTTGCATCACcgtttaataatattaacatcAATTAATAAAGCTTAGATTACAAAGATTATATATCAATTTCCTATTTATCATTGTACGAAAAGATATTTCAATTGGTAAAATTTCGatctgtgagaaaaaaaaaaaatgatgcgCTTCGTCGATTTTACTTGTGACGATGTATAATTGTGcggttcattttttttaactctatTCTTTAGAATAGTACTTTCAGTTTAATGTTTTCCCAGCGTTTGAATCCGACAAAAATCCCCTTCCTAATCTTGACCAAGTTTCATTGGCTACCCTTAGGATTCGAAGTATACTAAATCATGTCACGAATTTAGcttatcattaattttctgGTCTTCAACGTGTcggaatttataattttataactttactttttttttttttgttatttctatCATATTTTCGTCTTTTCCGTTCATCCAAATCTGGATCGTGTGTCGCTacataataaacaaaaacgttattctttatttttatcgtctTAGCAAAACGACAACTTCGGAGTTTAATATGATGAAGAAATATCACTTTAGTATTGAAATATGCGTATTCAGCATGCATGaatagttttttctttcgtgtCGGCAAAGTATTTTCTTAgagcataattcagattcaTAAAAATCGGTGTACAATCAGTGAACGATATACGTGTAAATAAATCGGAGTTTTAATGACtacagaatttattttttactgaCGAAGTATAAACGTACAGAGGTGAAGCATTAAATAAGTATAAATGCCTTTGTAATACTGTCACTACGATTATATATGAACGATTTCCTCAAGTGACACTCATTTCATATTCattcgtataataataattattaacaaaaaaagaatgaaaataacaaatcgCAATTGTAAtgtaaaaaagacaaaaaaagcTCTAGCTAATGTCGTCAATGCCTCTATAGAAAATAGAATGTAAAGTAGTTgttatacatgtgtatattgtATCGTTGATGTacaatgtacgtataatataatttctgTTACGTTAAGATTTAAATACTTTCagtgtaaaatataatatttcatggcataTATATCGATGTAGGTTATATAGgtaattatacattatatgtaaAAGTTATGCGTAATAAGTATGGTCAATGGAAAACAACTGTAATATATGTGTAACGCATTTATACAAGCATTAAAAATACAACCATGCAGAGaatcatacatatatatatatgtgtatataatatataaatatatttcgttcgaaaatcgcaaaataatagatttgaaattatttgtgatCTTATGTATTCCCATCGGGAGAATAATGAATGATCAACTTATTGTCACAACGAGCATGcgtaaaataaagaaaggTCATAAATTTTGTATACAGGACAGACGGACGCGATCAAATTTGTATTGCATATAAAATATAGGGGTGTATAAGAGTAGAAGTGGCAATGAAGaagatttatcgaaaaaatattcattaatttcttttcgaaaaattctaGAAACATGGAGGTAGGTATACGGAGTGTTGTAcgcattaaaaaaaagatcgaaTCACTATTTTGGAAAAGCCGTAATttagaataattgaaatttcatttcaactgAACGCTAtcgttatcattatcattgttattattaatgttattattattattgttatcattattatcattatggttgttattatcgttatttttatcgatattattaatattaatatcaatataaatattattatcaacgTTAAAAGGTAGAATAAAATGTGTGAAGGTAAATTTCAAGTGGCGTATAAATGTTATTAATAGCTGAGTATtagataatttaataattcgaTATAACAGATTTACAATAAAAGCTTCAAGGAATCGCCCGGTTATTTTTAgttcattacttttttttttttttttttttaactgcaaaataaatatctcATAGTTCGCGTCTGACATTAATATGCAGAgagagatgttttttttttttttgtttttttccttccataCATAATTTATCACTCGCGAATATTTCTCAGATCTTTTAATAGGGAAAAAGTGAGAACTAGACACGTACAGacgagagagatagagagagagagagagagagagagagagagagagagagagagagagagagagagagagagagagagagagagagagagagagagaagaaaatatacaaaataaataatttatgataAAATTATGGTTGCACGAAATTATATAATCTTAAATAAACcgtgaaattaatattaatatagtCTGGAAGACAAAAGCTTTGATTATGCGACGAATGGCAATAATGACCGTagttaataattttctgtCATACGCATTGACTGTCGCAAATTGTCTTTAATCATTAATGATAAAACAGAAACTCGACGCGTTTCATCGGGTAGTAATATTCCGTCTACTCATCGGCGGTATTAATTCTGTGTCACTGGCAACTATTTGTGAAGGCAAATATGGGCATACGTGCAGAATGCGGTCACAAGTAACGTATgctaaacattttttataaaaagaaagaaaagttggtACACTTAGTAATAAAAACGATAATGATATAGTCTAAATTACTGAATAAATTTCAGTAGAAAATAgtcatcaaaaaatttaataaggATGATTTTCGAGATTGCACATATCCGATAAGCCTTTTCGCtgtatttatacaattatacgtaatgataatatatttctattcgttttttttcttttttttctttttattattatttatatcttttttttttcttctttttttgcttttagTTTACTTTAACACATGATTCCTGACCCACGacatttattcaaaacaaAGTTCAGATAATATTCATTGTTCTGTTACTATCGATTAAGTGTATACAGaagcatatacatatacatatatatatatacgtaattatatatatatatatatatacatattatttgcAATAGTAACTTTGGTTTCGTATTCTGAGTTAAACGTTAGCGGTGaaacaattataataacaacgaGATTTATACGATTCGGAAACCGTAACTCAGGTTTAAATCTATCCATTTACCGTTTTATATTGAGCGAAATTATACTTtatcgtataaatatattaccaACTGAGCCTAATTTTCAGGGTATAGAGGACAACAAacaagagtaaaaaaaaaaaaaaaaaaaataaaataaaaaattggtacACTTGCCAAAAGTGAAAGCAATCGTTATTAATCGATGCTGAAAAATACGACGGAATTTCAAgatgagagaaagagagagaataaTTCAGGTACAGAGAATCGTTGTAGGAAAACCTATTAATATAGAAGGTATAACAAAGCTAAGCATAGccctaataataatataatataatataatataatataattataataactttATATAGTAAGTAACATTGTCGAAGAATTTTGAATCTTTGTTAAAATGTCACGAGGGCCAGGGAGCTACGATTTATCTGTAGGCCGTTAACTACACTTTCTCCCTTTCCTCccgaatattattttttatttaagttttattgttatcattatcattatcattatcattatcattattaaaattattaagtTTTCTTTAGGTTTTTATACGCTTTTTaatgatttatttgtttatttgttttgtttatttacttatttttttttttttgttttttcgtttctcccttttttgtattttcatccACTTGCCTCCTTAGCAATTATTTAACTACATCGCTGTCCTACGCTATTCTATGCACACACCCCGTTTCGATTATAAACGATTAATACCGTCGTTatactatgtatgtatatacactaCAGAGTGTccagaaaaaacaaatctgcTACCGGTGTACGTGTACATCGATATTTAATCGTGAAAATGGGTACGAACGACGGACGTGTGAAACGTTCGACAgaaggtgaaatttatttaaattaacgACAATCCTTTCTATAAAACAAGTAAAACCTCGTAGTGTTTTAATTCAATTGTCAGCTATACATGATGATAGTTGCATATGTCAATCttgcattttaatttttctgaataccCTGTATCTCCACAACGTCGTATCAactaataaatatatatatttgtttatgtatgtcgtgcgtgtgtgtgcgcaGTAATTTTAACTCTATATATCTTGTACAAAAGAAAAtcgtgtgtctgtgtgtgtgtataattaacttaaataaaatgatgaaaaatccTGATCATTCGTTCTTAGATTTACATCAGTTAATTGCGAAAGAAGA from Neodiprion virginianus isolate iyNeoVirg1 chromosome 3, iyNeoVirg1.1, whole genome shotgun sequence encodes the following:
- the LOC124300966 gene encoding juvenile hormone acid O-methyltransferase-like, whose translation is MSGRCLDIGSGPCDVVTDFLLPKLNPKSTVVCSDISKAMLDYAKEKYGANDRLSFLQLDIESPTLAEDLVEQFDHVTSFYCLHWCEDMRQAFENIFELLRPGGSGFLTFLSDDLCMDAYRVLATVPRYQRYMTDADRFIPVFQHAEHPRENLKKLLREVGFEISHCSRREISNIYDTPNDFGRVMAAINPFIHRMPAQLQREYEVDLGIEAAKNGIVFNKDNNGGYNILCRHHMFVVYLKKPSIK